Proteins encoded together in one Planctomyces sp. SH-PL14 window:
- a CDS encoding flagellar biosynthetic protein FliO, translating into MSPLVTAVATAALLISAAAAHAAEGSTTPDAVFPETAPAWTAGSLASGSLASGSQTSRTSSTVQPRQRANVVEAKRSRPALEPRRSPSETAPAGPVAVPVPPASGSNGMDAVGAGAIEVVTEQASISLSESDLAANVPEIPEFLDRIGFAVMFLAAGLLAALAFRKRRLARSAGEPAARMRIVSRLPVSRKSEMCLVEVDGQLIVAGVDPQGIHSLVPLGPKAPLTFSEVQAQELLLADRKSERKDRPERVRPKQLQS; encoded by the coding sequence ATGTCCCCCCTTGTGACTGCCGTCGCCACCGCCGCGCTGCTGATCAGCGCCGCGGCCGCGCACGCAGCCGAGGGCTCGACGACGCCGGACGCCGTCTTCCCGGAGACCGCCCCCGCCTGGACCGCCGGCTCGCTGGCCTCCGGCTCGCTGGCTTCCGGCTCGCAGACATCTCGCACCTCTTCCACTGTCCAGCCGCGTCAGCGGGCGAACGTCGTCGAAGCCAAACGCTCGCGGCCGGCCCTGGAACCGCGTCGCTCGCCATCGGAGACCGCTCCGGCGGGGCCCGTCGCCGTTCCTGTCCCTCCCGCTTCCGGCTCGAACGGCATGGACGCCGTCGGGGCCGGTGCGATTGAGGTGGTAACGGAACAGGCGTCGATCTCTCTCTCCGAGAGCGACCTCGCGGCCAACGTGCCGGAGATCCCGGAGTTCCTGGACCGCATCGGCTTCGCCGTGATGTTTCTCGCGGCCGGCCTGCTGGCGGCCCTCGCCTTCCGGAAGAGGCGCCTCGCCCGGTCCGCCGGCGAACCGGCGGCGCGGATGCGGATCGTCAGCCGCCTCCCGGTGTCGCGGAAGAGCGAGATGTGCCTGGTGGAAGTGGACGGGCAACTGATCGTCGCCGGCGTCGATCCGCAGGGGATTCACTCGCTGGTGCCGCTGGGGCCGAAAGCTCCGCTGACGTTCTCCGAGGTTCAGGCCCAGGAACTCCTGCTGGCGGACAGGAAGTCGGAACGCAAAGACCGTCCGGAGCGAGTCCGGCCCAAACAACTTCAGTCCTGA
- a CDS encoding flagellar basal body L-ring protein FlgH translates to MSYGKLIAAAVALAVVWCGTDVRAQNLWQRRSTTQGFLFYDTQARQVGDLLTIVVREDSSIQNTDNRGMKKQTGLKSAFSLAGAADGGFASQESTASASEALTSDRSMSGSASFRSQRAFTDMMTVTVTDVLPNGNLIVRGSRDIEIQGDIRTLVVTGVVRSYDVGPDNTVNSRLVGDLRTAYLGNGQEQAFTRQGWGGRIANKLWPF, encoded by the coding sequence ATGTCCTACGGAAAGCTCATCGCGGCCGCGGTCGCGCTGGCGGTCGTCTGGTGCGGCACCGACGTCCGGGCCCAGAACCTGTGGCAGCGGCGCAGCACCACGCAGGGATTCCTGTTCTACGACACCCAGGCCCGCCAGGTCGGCGACCTCCTGACGATCGTCGTCCGGGAAGATTCGAGCATCCAGAACACCGACAACCGCGGGATGAAGAAGCAGACCGGCCTCAAGAGCGCCTTCTCGCTCGCGGGGGCGGCCGACGGCGGCTTCGCCTCGCAGGAGTCGACCGCGTCGGCGAGCGAGGCCCTGACCTCCGACCGTTCGATGAGCGGGAGCGCCAGCTTCCGCAGCCAGCGGGCCTTCACCGACATGATGACCGTCACCGTCACCGACGTCCTCCCGAACGGCAACCTGATCGTCCGCGGCTCGCGGGACATCGAGATCCAGGGGGACATCCGGACCCTGGTCGTGACCGGCGTGGTCCGCAGCTACGACGTGGGACCGGACAACACCGTGAACTCCCGCCTCGTCGGCGATCTCCGGACGGCGTACCTGGGGAACGGCCAGGAGCAGGCCTTCACCCGGCAGGGCTGGGGTGGCCGGATCGCCAACAAGCTCTGGCCATTCTGA
- a CDS encoding GGDEF domain-containing protein: protein MKTQSRTFRLPTFPAVAVRLLDVFSDPDVSIRDVAKVLESDPALAAKILKAANSATFGCGRGIADIGRALTLLGKRTVTSLALGFSLSDVATKRGDQKQLFQDYWLQAVVRATTCEHLGRRYSRGKEGELFAAGLLSSLGWLALLHSEPAKFDEIRKKADVEDLNALELEQEAFGTDYIQLTSQLLGQWNLPAELISAARDQAAELTVLEGTDPSEITIFDKAVSVAAAMGSFLCQGKRAISLIRIHELMGMFFGASQDDVDQLIAQVRERLSASAEMFQAEAGHLPSPSEILSQAMEQLSELAASALRDGNTPNSQDVLEENGRLRRRVEELTRRSTIDPLTHIFNRGYLTERLAEQVAVARLRQQKVGLIFIDVDHFKSVNDTYGHAAGDRVLERVARAIESVIRTSDVLGRYGGEEFIVLTGSGDITGLGCVGERIRARIAEEAIEYDGRPIVVTASIGGALMGPPIEGDDTQQRLIDSADAAMYMAKRNGRNQVVLMHENEQGQQETVMAQD from the coding sequence ATGAAGACACAATCCAGAACCTTTCGCCTTCCGACCTTTCCGGCCGTCGCCGTCCGGTTGCTGGATGTGTTCTCGGATCCGGATGTTTCGATCCGGGATGTGGCCAAGGTTCTGGAGAGCGATCCGGCCCTGGCCGCCAAGATCCTGAAGGCGGCGAACTCGGCCACCTTCGGCTGCGGGCGGGGAATCGCGGACATCGGGCGGGCTCTCACGCTGCTCGGCAAGCGGACCGTGACCTCTCTGGCGCTCGGTTTCTCGCTCTCCGACGTGGCGACGAAGCGCGGGGATCAGAAGCAGCTGTTCCAGGACTACTGGCTCCAGGCGGTTGTCCGGGCGACGACGTGCGAGCATCTGGGGCGGCGTTACTCGCGGGGCAAGGAGGGCGAACTGTTCGCGGCCGGGCTCCTGTCGTCTCTCGGCTGGCTGGCACTCCTGCACTCCGAACCGGCCAAGTTCGACGAGATCCGGAAGAAGGCCGACGTTGAGGATCTGAACGCGCTGGAACTGGAACAGGAGGCATTCGGGACCGACTACATTCAGCTCACGTCGCAGCTCCTGGGGCAGTGGAATCTCCCCGCGGAGTTGATCTCGGCGGCGCGGGACCAGGCGGCCGAGCTGACCGTCCTGGAGGGGACCGACCCGAGCGAAATCACCATCTTCGACAAGGCGGTGTCGGTTGCCGCCGCCATGGGGAGCTTTCTCTGCCAGGGGAAGCGGGCGATCTCCCTGATCCGCATCCATGAGCTGATGGGAATGTTCTTTGGCGCCAGCCAGGACGATGTCGATCAACTGATCGCCCAGGTCCGGGAGCGTCTCAGTGCGAGTGCGGAGATGTTCCAGGCGGAGGCCGGCCATCTTCCGTCGCCGTCGGAAATCCTTTCGCAGGCCATGGAGCAGCTCTCGGAGCTGGCGGCCTCGGCCCTGAGGGATGGAAACACACCGAACTCCCAGGACGTCCTGGAGGAGAACGGCCGGCTCCGCCGCCGTGTCGAGGAACTGACGCGCCGCAGCACGATCGATCCGCTCACCCACATCTTCAACCGCGGCTACCTGACCGAGCGGCTGGCGGAGCAGGTCGCCGTCGCCCGGTTGCGGCAGCAGAAGGTTGGCCTGATCTTCATCGACGTCGACCACTTCAAGTCGGTGAACGACACGTACGGCCATGCGGCCGGTGACCGGGTTCTCGAGCGGGTCGCCCGGGCGATCGAGAGCGTGATCCGCACGAGCGATGTCCTCGGCCGCTATGGTGGGGAAGAGTTCATTGTCCTGACCGGATCCGGGGACATCACCGGGCTGGGGTGTGTTGGCGAGCGGATCCGGGCCCGGATTGCCGAGGAGGCGATCGAGTATGACGGCCGGCCGATCGTCGTGACGGCGAGTATTGGCGGAGCGCTGATGGGCCCGCCGATCGAAGGGGACGATACGCAGCAGCGGCTGATCGATTCCGCGGATGCCGCGATGTATATGGCCAAGCGGAACGGCCGGAATCAGGTGGTCCTGATGCACGAGAATGAGCAGGGCCAGCAGGAAACGGTCATGGCTCAGGACTGA
- the flgK gene encoding flagellar hook-associated protein FlgK — protein MLEFNIALSALRASQRGLQVTANNLANSATPGYHRQSLVLTESNPIRVQGLNLGTGVTVERINRARAALTEVTLNAVSSQQGTAQARLDTLQKIESLFAPGDGSIHAELENFFTQLDQLATNPGDVTIRRGVVQGAQGIARSLNAIADGLSDLQQDLDTTIDEQVDQVNTQIRQVADLNAKIAVAKGQGGDPNDLLDMRDQILKELSNVIDVRVIEAPNVPDTVYLAGGSVVFSTTPVDIERTTLSDGTTQLVRPPSTQALTIPTGSLAGLLEARNELVGFAREQLNEFSQTFIRSVDSIHAAGLGQGGAQNRYDSSRPVGSVTAPLAQAGTAFPVSKGSLYVGVTNQSTGVRTVHRVNYDPAVDSLNDIAARLGTVPNVQGLTQSAAGSLSIVGDVGYTVDFAGQYPSDLHTTAWTGTSKATFSGAYSGTANEQYTFAVNGSGRVGVDAGLSVDVFNTAGERIATLDVGSGYSPGSPLTLPGGVKVQFSAGTITGGESGTAAMVRNSDNGGLLSALGINSLFTGAGAGDLAVRQEIVSDPSRLSAGQFAVSGDNGAAKLLAQLRTTDLFGGVQSAEEYLSDLTALQAFRSQDAKNQVSNLEGVTARLEAERDGVSGVDTNEELMNMLQYQRMFQAASRFMLTVNDTLQELMSVIR, from the coding sequence ATGCTGGAATTCAACATCGCACTCTCGGCATTGCGGGCCAGCCAGCGGGGGCTGCAGGTCACCGCGAACAACCTCGCCAACTCGGCGACGCCGGGCTACCACCGCCAGTCGCTCGTTCTGACCGAGAGCAACCCGATTCGTGTCCAGGGGCTGAACCTGGGGACGGGGGTTACGGTCGAACGGATCAACCGCGCGCGGGCCGCCCTGACCGAGGTGACGCTGAACGCCGTCTCCTCGCAGCAGGGGACCGCCCAGGCGCGGCTCGACACGCTCCAGAAGATCGAGTCGCTCTTTGCCCCGGGGGACGGGAGCATCCACGCGGAGCTCGAGAACTTCTTCACACAGCTCGATCAGCTGGCGACGAATCCCGGCGACGTGACGATCCGCCGCGGAGTCGTCCAGGGGGCGCAGGGGATCGCCCGTTCGCTGAACGCGATTGCCGATGGGCTCAGCGATCTCCAGCAGGACCTCGACACGACGATCGACGAGCAGGTCGATCAGGTGAACACCCAGATCCGCCAGGTCGCCGATCTGAACGCCAAGATCGCCGTCGCCAAGGGGCAGGGGGGGGATCCCAACGATCTCCTCGACATGCGGGACCAGATCCTCAAGGAGCTCTCGAACGTCATCGACGTCCGGGTGATCGAGGCCCCCAACGTTCCGGACACGGTCTATCTTGCCGGGGGGAGCGTCGTCTTCAGCACGACCCCGGTCGATATCGAGCGGACGACGCTGTCGGACGGAACGACGCAACTCGTCCGGCCTCCTTCGACGCAAGCCCTCACGATCCCCACCGGAAGCCTCGCCGGCCTGCTCGAAGCCCGGAACGAGCTCGTCGGCTTCGCCAGGGAGCAACTGAACGAGTTCTCGCAGACCTTCATCCGCTCCGTCGACTCCATCCACGCCGCCGGCCTGGGTCAGGGGGGGGCGCAGAACCGCTACGACAGCTCGCGCCCCGTCGGCAGCGTGACGGCGCCGCTGGCGCAGGCCGGGACCGCCTTTCCCGTTTCGAAAGGCTCCCTCTACGTCGGTGTGACGAACCAGTCGACCGGCGTGCGGACGGTCCACCGGGTCAACTACGACCCGGCGGTCGACAGCCTGAACGACATCGCCGCCCGGCTGGGGACGGTCCCCAACGTCCAGGGGCTGACGCAGTCGGCCGCGGGGTCGCTGTCGATCGTCGGGGACGTCGGTTACACGGTCGACTTCGCCGGGCAGTACCCGAGCGACCTCCACACCACCGCCTGGACCGGCACCAGCAAGGCGACCTTCAGCGGCGCGTACTCCGGAACGGCGAACGAGCAGTACACGTTCGCCGTCAACGGCTCCGGCCGCGTCGGCGTCGATGCCGGACTGTCGGTCGATGTCTTCAACACGGCGGGAGAGCGGATCGCGACGCTCGACGTCGGGAGCGGCTACTCGCCCGGCAGTCCGCTGACCCTGCCGGGAGGCGTGAAGGTCCAGTTCTCGGCCGGGACGATCACCGGGGGTGAATCGGGGACGGCCGCGATGGTCCGGAACTCGGACAACGGCGGTCTCCTCTCGGCGCTCGGGATTAATTCGCTCTTCACCGGCGCGGGGGCGGGCGATCTGGCGGTCCGCCAGGAGATCGTCAGCGACCCGAGCCGCCTTTCGGCCGGCCAGTTTGCCGTCTCGGGCGACAACGGGGCGGCCAAGCTCCTCGCGCAGCTTCGCACGACCGACCTGTTCGGCGGGGTGCAGTCGGCGGAGGAGTACCTTTCCGATCTGACCGCCCTGCAGGCGTTCCGCTCGCAGGACGCGAAGAACCAGGTCTCGAACCTGGAAGGGGTGACCGCCCGGCTGGAGGCGGAGCGGGACGGCGTGTCGGGGGTCGACACGAACGAGGAGCTGATGAACATGCTCCAGTACCAGCGGATGTTCCAGGCGGCGTCCCGGTTCATGCTGACGGTCAACGACACACTGCAGGAGCTCATGTCCGTGATCCGGTGA
- the fliN gene encoding flagellar motor switch protein FliN: MTTPVVSDTEPGISVHPPDFPPLASGPASTGSLPIQRFFDVSVTVTAELGRVTLPLGELLRLGEGAVVELDRYVTQPIDLMAQGVRLARGEVVVVEDRYAVRITQVETSSPRPGH, translated from the coding sequence ATGACCACCCCCGTCGTGAGCGATACCGAACCCGGCATCTCGGTTCACCCGCCGGACTTCCCTCCGCTGGCCTCGGGGCCCGCGTCGACCGGGTCGCTTCCGATCCAGCGGTTCTTCGACGTGAGCGTCACCGTCACGGCCGAGCTGGGGCGGGTTACGCTCCCGCTCGGGGAACTCCTTCGTTTGGGAGAAGGGGCGGTCGTGGAGCTCGACCGCTACGTCACGCAGCCGATCGACCTGATGGCTCAGGGAGTCCGCCTGGCGCGGGGCGAAGTCGTGGTCGTCGAGGACCGGTATGCGGTCCGCATCACGCAGGTCGAAACGTCCTCCCCCCGCCCCGGCCACTGA
- a CDS encoding rod-binding protein translates to MNPLSSVLPAGSYDAGLGLSGKSETEAAKQLESLFVSLLLKEMRQTIGSEDGFAGDKSDTIGGLFDQYMGEHMAAGGGLGIADSLRGALLRDAGGAGVGGSGT, encoded by the coding sequence ATGAATCCCCTGTCATCCGTCCTGCCGGCCGGTTCGTACGACGCCGGGCTCGGTCTCAGCGGCAAGTCGGAAACCGAAGCGGCGAAGCAGCTCGAGTCGCTGTTCGTTTCGCTGCTCCTCAAGGAAATGCGGCAGACGATCGGCTCGGAAGACGGGTTTGCCGGAGACAAGTCCGACACGATCGGCGGGCTGTTCGACCAGTACATGGGCGAACACATGGCCGCGGGGGGGGGCCTGGGGATCGCCGACTCGCTCCGCGGCGCGCTGCTGCGGGATGCGGGGGGCGCTGGAGTGGGAGGAAGCGGCACGTGA
- the flgC gene encoding flagellar basal body rod protein FlgC, translating into MSIGRILSAADISASGLKAERTRMEVVANNIANMHSTRTPQGGPYRRQQVVFSEAMAETESSGADGLTGLKGVNVVGVIQDQSELPSVYDPSHPDADARGYVSLPNVKLPHEMVDLMVASRSYEANLKSLQTFKQMAETTLSVLRDIG; encoded by the coding sequence ATGTCGATCGGTCGCATCCTGTCCGCCGCGGATATCAGCGCCTCCGGCCTCAAGGCCGAGCGGACCCGCATGGAGGTGGTGGCGAACAACATCGCCAACATGCACTCGACCCGTACCCCGCAGGGAGGACCGTACCGCCGGCAACAGGTCGTCTTTTCCGAGGCGATGGCGGAGACCGAGAGCTCCGGAGCCGACGGACTGACCGGCCTCAAAGGGGTCAACGTGGTCGGCGTGATCCAGGACCAGTCGGAGCTCCCTTCCGTCTATGACCCGTCCCATCCGGACGCCGACGCCCGCGGTTATGTCTCCCTGCCCAACGTCAAACTGCCGCACGAGATGGTCGACCTGATGGTCGCCAGCCGCAGCTACGAAGCGAACCTCAAGTCCCTTCAAACCTTCAAACAGATGGCCGAAACGACGCTCTCCGTCCTCCGGGACATCGGATAG
- the flgA gene encoding flagellar basal body P-ring formation chaperone FlgA encodes MKGRPVQHGSVLLLLAIFAGEAWAGPRAVISLRDECSAPETIVAIRDVADVRCPDAAVRRRLEAIDLWEFKGPDEVEATIPVGLLQMRLLLAGVPLDEVTFTGMDSAHVRLSGNRLAAASRLTPDGKTAMCPLTDLMLEERLTLQIAHRLELSPQDVRLQLTAPCLARALPANVVGTMGILELTVLDRPEPGRVPVGVRVLQDNRVVARLQTQVDLALRLPVLVARQPLVRGTLLDENVVDERLDWVTRNEPRPRKESALGSRVNRDLGEGYLLKMSDFSRKPEVPAASAAEFAVRSRDKVQMTARKGPLVVVLRGAEAQQQGRVGEWISVKNLESNRIVTAKVIGPGEVEIPLQ; translated from the coding sequence ATGAAGGGGCGACCAGTTCAGCACGGAAGCGTTCTGCTCCTCCTGGCGATCTTCGCCGGGGAGGCCTGGGCCGGACCGCGCGCCGTCATTTCGCTCCGGGACGAATGCTCCGCTCCGGAGACGATCGTCGCCATCCGGGACGTGGCGGATGTCCGCTGCCCCGACGCCGCGGTCCGCCGGCGGCTGGAGGCGATCGACCTGTGGGAGTTCAAGGGGCCCGACGAAGTCGAGGCTACGATCCCCGTCGGCCTGCTCCAGATGCGGCTCCTGCTGGCGGGCGTCCCGCTCGACGAAGTCACCTTCACCGGTATGGACTCGGCTCATGTCCGGCTGTCGGGGAACCGGCTCGCAGCCGCCTCCCGCCTGACGCCGGACGGCAAGACCGCCATGTGCCCGCTGACGGACCTGATGCTGGAGGAGCGGCTGACGCTCCAGATCGCGCACCGCCTCGAGCTTTCGCCGCAGGACGTCCGGCTCCAGCTGACCGCCCCTTGTCTGGCGCGGGCGTTGCCGGCGAACGTCGTGGGAACGATGGGCATTCTCGAACTGACGGTCCTCGATCGGCCCGAGCCGGGACGGGTCCCGGTCGGCGTCCGCGTGCTCCAGGACAACCGGGTCGTGGCCCGGCTGCAGACGCAGGTCGACCTGGCCCTGCGGCTGCCGGTCCTGGTGGCCCGTCAGCCCCTCGTGCGGGGGACACTCCTCGATGAGAACGTCGTCGACGAACGACTCGACTGGGTGACGCGGAACGAGCCGCGCCCTCGCAAGGAGAGCGCCCTCGGCAGCCGCGTTAACCGCGACCTCGGCGAGGGCTACCTGCTCAAGATGTCCGACTTCTCGCGAAAGCCCGAAGTCCCCGCCGCCAGCGCCGCGGAGTTCGCCGTCCGCTCGCGGGACAAGGTGCAGATGACCGCCCGCAAGGGGCCGCTCGTCGTCGTCCTCCGGGGAGCCGAAGCGCAGCAGCAGGGGCGTGTCGGCGAGTGGATCAGCGTGAAGAACCTGGAGTCGAACCGGATTGTCACCGCCAAGGTCATCGGCCCCGGCGAGGTCGAGATTCCGCTCCAGTAG
- the flgB gene encoding flagellar basal body rod protein FlgB: MINGNPQLDLLQRLMATAEHRHRVLSQNLANVNTPGYRRLDISFEEEMKRQAEQAGALPQVIEEQGLSSRPDGNNVDMDTELGHLSQNEMLHQTCTQLLISQMAQLRRAMS; this comes from the coding sequence ATGATCAACGGCAATCCCCAACTCGACCTGCTCCAACGGCTCATGGCGACCGCCGAGCACCGGCATCGCGTCCTGAGCCAGAACCTGGCGAACGTCAACACGCCCGGTTACCGACGCCTCGACATCTCCTTCGAGGAGGAGATGAAGCGGCAGGCGGAGCAGGCGGGAGCGCTGCCGCAGGTCATCGAGGAGCAGGGACTGTCGTCCCGGCCGGACGGGAACAACGTCGACATGGACACCGAACTCGGGCACTTGAGCCAGAACGAGATGCTCCATCAGACCTGTACCCAGCTCCTGATCAGCCAGATGGCGCAGCTCCGTCGGGCCATGTCCTAG
- the flgG gene encoding flagellar basal-body rod protein FlgG, which produces MLRALYTSATGMRAQETLIDNTANNIANVNTTGFKRSQLNFADLLYTTSRAAGTEVATGQVSPTGLQIGSGVRAVGTTKSFLAGVAEQTGNPLDVMIVGDGFIKVELPGGEFRYTRDGSLKRDQTGQLVTGDGYRVFGGLTIQDGTTNITIGTDGTISGIGPTGDPVSIGNLQLARFLNPAGLSSEGGNLYRVTPASGPENLGTPGLNGLGTILQNHLEKSNVQVVTELISLITAQRAYEVNSRAVRAGDEMLSTTNDIVR; this is translated from the coding sequence ATGCTGAGAGCGCTCTACACCAGCGCCACCGGGATGCGAGCCCAGGAAACGCTGATCGACAACACGGCGAACAATATCGCCAACGTGAACACGACCGGCTTCAAACGGAGCCAGTTGAACTTCGCCGACCTGCTGTACACCACGTCCCGCGCCGCCGGTACGGAGGTCGCGACCGGCCAGGTCTCGCCGACGGGACTCCAGATCGGCAGCGGGGTCCGGGCCGTGGGAACCACGAAGTCGTTCCTGGCCGGCGTCGCCGAACAGACCGGGAACCCCCTCGATGTCATGATCGTGGGGGACGGATTCATCAAAGTGGAGCTCCCCGGCGGGGAGTTCCGGTACACGCGGGACGGATCGCTCAAGCGGGACCAGACCGGCCAGCTCGTGACCGGCGACGGATATCGCGTCTTCGGCGGCCTGACGATCCAGGACGGGACCACGAACATCACGATCGGGACCGACGGGACGATCTCGGGGATCGGTCCGACGGGCGATCCGGTGTCGATCGGAAACCTCCAGCTCGCCCGGTTCCTCAATCCCGCGGGACTCAGCAGCGAGGGGGGCAACCTGTACCGGGTCACCCCCGCGTCGGGCCCGGAGAACCTGGGAACGCCCGGCCTCAACGGCCTCGGCACCATCCTGCAGAACCATCTGGAGAAGTCGAACGTCCAGGTGGTCACGGAGCTGATCTCGCTGATCACGGCGCAGCGGGCCTATGAAGTGAACTCCCGGGCGGTCCGGGCCGGCGATGAGATGCTCTCCACCACCAACGACATCGTCCGGTAG
- a CDS encoding flagellar hook-basal body protein: MLQGLYSAASSMDSADLQHAIISRNLAHANVPGFRRMLVHQQTSGSSGSGQSGDASDQGQGEAKIAVDFKPGAIQQTGRGLDLALMGDGFFSVNGPNGPLYTRNGSFHINPEGTLVTTEGLPVRDDGGSPIQIPNTSSEMEVAISEGGQVMVKGRSVGVIGRYAFPDPNVLVSQGTTLFEAPPDVTPNSIDTQVGTGMQEGSNVVPATELVLMISGMRQYEAAQRMMQSIGTALRERIQLEGK; encoded by the coding sequence ATGCTGCAGGGACTCTATTCCGCTGCCAGTTCGATGGATTCGGCCGATCTGCAGCACGCGATCATTTCGCGGAACCTGGCGCACGCCAACGTGCCCGGCTTCCGGCGGATGCTCGTGCACCAGCAGACATCCGGTTCCTCCGGAAGCGGACAGTCCGGAGACGCGTCCGACCAGGGGCAGGGGGAAGCGAAGATCGCCGTCGACTTCAAGCCGGGGGCGATCCAGCAGACCGGCCGCGGTCTCGATCTGGCCCTGATGGGGGACGGCTTCTTCTCCGTCAACGGTCCCAACGGTCCGCTCTACACCCGGAACGGCTCGTTTCACATCAATCCCGAGGGAACCCTCGTGACGACCGAAGGGCTCCCGGTCCGCGACGACGGCGGCAGCCCGATCCAGATCCCCAACACCTCCAGCGAAATGGAAGTGGCGATCTCCGAGGGGGGACAGGTGATGGTCAAGGGACGGTCGGTCGGCGTCATTGGACGCTACGCCTTCCCTGATCCGAACGTGCTGGTGTCGCAGGGGACCACGCTGTTCGAGGCCCCGCCCGACGTCACCCCCAACTCGATCGACACCCAGGTCGGGACGGGAATGCAGGAAGGCTCGAATGTCGTTCCGGCGACGGAGCTGGTCCTGATGATTTCCGGCATGCGGCAGTACGAAGCCGCCCAGCGGATGATGCAATCGATCGGAACCGCCCTGCGGGAACGGATCCAACTGGAGGGCAAGTGA
- a CDS encoding flagellar basal body P-ring protein FlgI, giving the protein MKSIGGPLVCLAACVLALAAETCSAAGTLVRVKDITRVEGERENVLVGLGLVTGLQGTGGKNPITREFILNLTQKFGIRAEPELIARLRNDTADKSDNTSVVVVMANLRTGRKPGERIDILVSSMDDAKSLNGGVLLPTPLVAVDGQVYALGSGPVTIGGFTFSGEAASVQKNHPTTGRISNGATVEKETFAEPLAPGRIQLLLLNPDYETARRIAGATNSKFPGTAGVLDSGTVQLVPPPAWNGVVRDFAAEVQQLTVIPDNVARIIINERTGTVIIGENVRIAQVLINHANLAISTAETPEVSQPAPFSEGETTVVPRTTVDVIEEKKPLTIIPETATVNDLAQALNALGVSPRDLSSIFQQLKESGALQAELELK; this is encoded by the coding sequence ATGAAATCGATCGGCGGACCTCTCGTCTGTCTGGCCGCCTGCGTCCTCGCCCTGGCGGCGGAGACCTGTTCCGCGGCCGGAACGCTCGTGCGGGTGAAGGACATCACGCGCGTTGAAGGAGAGCGGGAGAACGTCCTGGTCGGGCTGGGGCTCGTCACCGGTCTCCAGGGGACCGGGGGGAAGAACCCGATCACCCGCGAGTTCATCCTCAACCTGACGCAGAAGTTTGGGATCCGGGCAGAGCCTGAGTTGATCGCGCGGCTCCGCAACGACACGGCGGATAAGTCGGACAACACTTCCGTCGTCGTCGTCATGGCGAACCTCCGTACCGGCCGGAAGCCCGGTGAGCGGATCGACATCCTCGTTTCCTCGATGGATGACGCCAAGAGCCTCAACGGCGGCGTCCTCCTCCCGACTCCGCTCGTCGCCGTCGACGGGCAGGTCTACGCCCTCGGCTCCGGGCCGGTGACGATCGGCGGCTTCACCTTCAGCGGCGAGGCGGCCTCGGTCCAGAAGAACCACCCCACCACAGGGCGGATCTCGAACGGGGCGACGGTGGAGAAGGAGACGTTCGCCGAGCCGCTCGCTCCCGGGCGGATCCAGCTGCTGCTGCTCAATCCGGACTACGAGACCGCGCGGCGGATCGCCGGAGCGACCAACTCCAAGTTCCCCGGGACCGCCGGAGTCCTCGACTCGGGGACCGTGCAACTTGTCCCGCCCCCGGCCTGGAACGGTGTCGTCCGTGACTTCGCCGCGGAGGTGCAGCAGCTGACGGTCATTCCGGACAACGTCGCCCGGATCATCATCAACGAGCGGACCGGGACCGTCATCATCGGCGAGAACGTGCGGATCGCCCAGGTCCTCATCAATCACGCCAACCTGGCGATCTCGACCGCCGAGACCCCCGAGGTCTCGCAGCCCGCTCCCTTCAGCGAAGGGGAGACGACGGTCGTTCCGCGGACAACGGTCGACGTCATCGAAGAGAAGAAGCCGCTCACGATCATTCCGGAAACCGCCACGGTCAACGATCTGGCCCAGGCGCTCAACGCCCTCGGCGTCAGTCCCCGCGACCTGAGCTCCATCTTCCAGCAGCTCAAGGAATCGGGCGCGCTGCAGGCAGAGCTCGAACTCAAGTAA